One genomic segment of Occultella kanbiaonis includes these proteins:
- a CDS encoding ABC transporter substrate-binding protein → MKSTRRTHRHAPLIALTTCAALTLAACGIGGGPEDPGGGAADPSAPIRAAWWGEDNQNQALDAAITAFTEAGGPAVTVEPQPWDGYWDKLATQVAGRDIPDVVMQAASQLPTYAGRDALLDLSEVDLDLSGLDDGIRDFGAIGDQTFGVVAATNATGFVTNADLLGELGVAAPEGEWTWADLVTFANEVHTASGGEAWGVQDGSGDMILFILYVRDSGREFYNDDGAINATPDDLRNWFQLWADLRESGAVPPAEATAEASGNLPGSPLATGRAAASFAWTQDYVALQSVTDAALDIALPPYNAESPSLWINAASLWSISAWSENPQGSADLIDHLVNDPDAIETLGVSLGIPPTAAAREQLVDVVSDEERPAVEYMDLVAENSRPLNRLWPDGFADSRTLFGQLGESVAFGDMTIDEALDAFFADAEG, encoded by the coding sequence GTGAAATCCACTCGGCGCACGCACCGCCATGCTCCGCTGATCGCCCTCACCACCTGCGCCGCCCTCACGCTCGCCGCGTGCGGCATCGGCGGCGGGCCCGAGGATCCCGGTGGCGGGGCAGCCGACCCGTCGGCCCCGATCCGCGCCGCCTGGTGGGGTGAGGACAACCAGAACCAGGCCCTCGACGCCGCCATCACCGCGTTCACCGAGGCCGGCGGGCCGGCGGTCACCGTCGAGCCGCAGCCCTGGGACGGCTACTGGGACAAACTCGCCACGCAGGTCGCCGGGCGGGACATCCCCGACGTCGTGATGCAGGCCGCGAGTCAGCTCCCCACCTACGCCGGCCGGGACGCCCTGCTCGACCTCTCCGAGGTGGACCTCGACCTGAGCGGCCTCGACGACGGCATCCGCGACTTCGGTGCGATCGGTGACCAGACCTTCGGCGTTGTCGCCGCGACGAACGCGACCGGCTTCGTCACGAACGCCGATCTGCTCGGTGAGCTGGGCGTCGCCGCTCCCGAGGGGGAGTGGACCTGGGCCGACCTCGTCACGTTCGCGAACGAGGTGCACACCGCAAGCGGCGGCGAGGCCTGGGGAGTCCAGGACGGCAGCGGCGACATGATCCTGTTCATCCTCTACGTGCGCGACAGCGGACGAGAGTTCTACAACGACGACGGAGCGATCAACGCCACGCCCGACGACCTTCGCAACTGGTTCCAGCTGTGGGCGGACCTGCGCGAGAGCGGTGCCGTCCCGCCCGCGGAGGCCACCGCCGAGGCCAGCGGCAACCTGCCGGGCAGCCCGCTGGCCACCGGCCGGGCCGCCGCGAGCTTCGCCTGGACCCAGGACTACGTCGCACTCCAGTCGGTCACCGACGCGGCGCTCGACATCGCTCTGCCGCCGTACAACGCCGAGAGCCCCAGCCTCTGGATCAACGCTGCCAGCCTCTGGTCCATCTCGGCGTGGTCGGAGAACCCGCAGGGGTCTGCCGACCTGATCGACCACCTGGTCAACGACCCCGACGCGATCGAGACGCTCGGTGTCTCGCTGGGCATCCCGCCCACGGCGGCCGCCCGCGAGCAGCTGGTGGACGTGGTCAGCGACGAGGAGCGCCCGGCGGTCGAGTACATGGACCTCGTCGCGGAGAACTCGCGTCCACTGAACCGGCTCTGGCCCGACGGCTTCGCGGACTCCCGCACCCTCTTCGGTCAGCTGGGCGAGTCGGTGGCGTTCGGCGACATGACGATCGACGAGGCCTTGGATGCGTTCTTCGCCGATGCTGAAGGCTGA
- a CDS encoding carbohydrate ABC transporter permease translates to MLKAETTAAARSAAPVRPGGAALSGGAVRGRAPKPRRSPRRRGEARAGYLFLLPWFIGLVGLVLGPMLVSAYLSFTEYDLFHDPVWVGLDNYRTMFTDDPRYLQSLRVTFTYVVASVPLRLAVALGLALLMNRTVRGMSFYRAVLYLPSLLGGSVAIAVLWRQLFGGEGAVNQILALVGIDGPSWISSPDTSLLTIIVLAVWQFGSPMVIFLAGLRQIPQEVLEAATVDGAGAVRRFFSVVLPLLTPLVFFNVIMQTIVAFQAFTPSFIISNGTGGPVDSTLFYTLYLYIKGFGEFEMGYASAMAWVLVAIIAVFTAVNFLGARRWVYYGDES, encoded by the coding sequence ATGCTGAAGGCTGAGACGACGGCGGCCGCCAGGTCCGCAGCGCCGGTGCGGCCGGGCGGTGCGGCACTCTCGGGGGGCGCGGTCCGCGGCCGCGCCCCCAAGCCCCGGCGCTCGCCCCGCCGGCGCGGCGAGGCTCGGGCCGGCTACCTCTTCCTGCTGCCGTGGTTCATCGGCCTGGTGGGGCTCGTGCTCGGCCCGATGCTGGTCTCGGCGTACCTGTCCTTCACCGAGTACGACCTGTTCCACGACCCGGTCTGGGTGGGCCTGGACAACTACCGCACCATGTTCACCGACGACCCGCGCTACCTCCAGTCGCTGCGGGTGACGTTCACGTACGTGGTCGCCTCCGTGCCGTTGCGGCTCGCCGTCGCGCTGGGGCTGGCGCTGCTGATGAACCGGACGGTGCGCGGCATGTCGTTCTACCGGGCGGTGCTCTACCTGCCCTCGCTGCTCGGCGGGAGCGTCGCCATCGCCGTACTGTGGCGCCAGCTCTTCGGCGGCGAGGGGGCGGTGAACCAGATCCTCGCGCTCGTCGGCATCGACGGGCCGAGCTGGATCTCCTCGCCGGACACCTCGCTGCTCACGATCATCGTGCTGGCGGTCTGGCAGTTCGGCTCACCGATGGTGATCTTCCTCGCCGGCCTGCGCCAGATCCCGCAGGAGGTACTGGAGGCGGCCACCGTCGACGGCGCCGGCGCGGTGCGGCGCTTCTTCTCCGTGGTCCTGCCGCTGCTCACGCCGCTGGTGTTCTTCAACGTGATCATGCAGACCATCGTCGCGTTCCAGGCGTTCACGCCGTCGTTCATCATCTCCAACGGCACCGGTGGCCCGGTGGACTCGACCTTGTTCTACACGCTCTACCTCTACATCAAGGGATTCGGGGAGTTCGAGATGGGCTACGCCTCGGCCATGGCCTGGGTGCTCGTCGCGATCATCGCGGTGTTCACGGCCGTCAACTTCCTCGGCGCCCGCCGCTGGGTGTACTACGGGGACGAGTCATGA
- a CDS encoding carbohydrate ABC transporter permease has product MTAPTAERATDRRRGVPPQPRPTRRTPLRTIAWHGLMVLVCVVSIYPLLWMARSSVVPESEIFSSPSVIPSGIDLSNYPAGWVANPPGFGQFMLNSFVICVGAVLGNLIACTLAAYAFARLRFPLKKLWFAVMLGTMMLPGHVTLIPQYALFSAIDWVGTYLPLIVPKFLATDAFFIFLLIQFMRGIPRELDEAAEIDGAGRWRTFRSVMLPLTVPALATTAVFTFIWTYEDFLGPLIYLSDLNDYPVPLGLRMFVNAMGNSSYGQLFAMSLLSLLPVFITFLLFQRKLIQGIATTGLKG; this is encoded by the coding sequence ATGACGGCGCCGACCGCCGAGCGTGCCACTGACCGCCGGCGCGGGGTGCCGCCGCAGCCGCGCCCGACCAGGCGAACGCCGTTGCGGACGATCGCCTGGCACGGGCTGATGGTGCTGGTCTGCGTCGTCTCGATCTATCCGCTGCTGTGGATGGCGCGCAGCTCGGTGGTGCCGGAGAGCGAGATCTTCTCGAGCCCCTCGGTGATCCCGAGCGGCATCGACCTCTCGAACTACCCCGCGGGCTGGGTCGCGAACCCACCCGGATTCGGGCAGTTCATGCTGAACTCGTTCGTCATCTGCGTCGGTGCCGTGCTCGGCAACCTGATCGCCTGCACCCTGGCCGCCTACGCGTTCGCCCGGCTGCGGTTCCCCCTGAAGAAGCTGTGGTTCGCGGTCATGCTCGGCACGATGATGCTGCCCGGGCACGTCACCCTGATCCCGCAGTACGCCCTGTTCTCCGCCATCGACTGGGTGGGCACCTATCTGCCGCTGATCGTGCCGAAGTTCCTGGCGACGGACGCCTTCTTCATCTTCCTGCTCATCCAGTTCATGCGGGGCATCCCGCGCGAGCTCGACGAGGCCGCGGAGATCGACGGCGCCGGGCGCTGGCGCACGTTCCGCTCGGTGATGCTCCCGCTCACCGTGCCGGCCCTGGCCACCACGGCGGTGTTCACCTTCATCTGGACCTACGAGGACTTCCTCGGGCCGCTGATCTACCTCAGCGACCTCAACGACTACCCGGTGCCGCTCGGGCTGCGCATGTTCGTCAACGCGATGGGGAACTCCTCCTACGGTCAGCTCTTCGCGATGTCGCTGCTGTCCCTGCTGCCGGTCTTCATCACCTTCCTGCTCTTCCAACGCAAGCTCATCCAGGGCATCGCCACGACCGGGCTCAAGGGATGA